In Natronococcus occultus SP4, the following proteins share a genomic window:
- a CDS encoding LysE family translocator codes for MPVATVLAGIVFGIALAAPPGPMNAIIAEESVVRGWSAGFRAGLGAMLADVLFFVLTLAGVVAVIDRYPVVRPVLYLLGGLLMCYFAVGAVREARAATSFTDGGQTASKGFRKTFALSLTNPYQIGFWLTAGVGLLRSGSLDVLSHVPAVGASLEGTLVVETGSPTLLAGFFGGIALWIVVYPAGLVSAGRRIDALAPIVAAGSALVLVGFGVVFLAVGALALL; via the coding sequence GTGCCAGTCGCCACCGTCCTCGCCGGAATCGTCTTCGGCATCGCGCTCGCCGCCCCACCTGGCCCGATGAACGCGATCATCGCCGAGGAGAGTGTCGTCCGGGGGTGGTCGGCCGGCTTCCGTGCGGGACTGGGCGCGATGCTCGCCGACGTTCTCTTCTTCGTGTTGACGCTCGCCGGCGTCGTCGCCGTGATCGACCGCTACCCGGTCGTCCGTCCCGTCCTCTACCTGCTCGGCGGGCTGTTGATGTGTTATTTCGCCGTCGGTGCCGTCCGCGAGGCCCGCGCGGCAACCTCCTTTACCGACGGCGGGCAGACGGCCTCGAAAGGGTTTCGCAAGACGTTCGCGCTGTCGCTGACAAACCCCTACCAGATCGGATTCTGGCTTACCGCCGGCGTCGGCCTGCTGCGGTCGGGAAGTCTGGACGTCCTCTCGCACGTTCCGGCCGTCGGCGCCTCTCTCGAGGGGACGCTGGTCGTCGAAACGGGGTCGCCGACGCTGCTGGCGGGGTTCTTCGGCGGGATCGCACTCTGGATCGTCGTCTACCCCGCGGGGCTGGTGTCGGCCGGGAGACGGATCGACGCCCTGGCACCGATCGTCGCCGCGGGGAGCGCGCTGGTGCTCGTCGGGTTCGGCGTCGTCTTCCTCGCAGTGGGGGCGCTCGCGTTGCTGTGA